ATTTCCAAGCAACTCAAAGAATCACCTCTGATGGTATCGCTGGAGCCAACACGTGGGAGCGGTTGTTTAAGTAAAGAAAAATATTGTTATCATGAGAGCTACGCAATGCTACTAAGATATAAATAAAAAATACCACCCTAGAAAGGGCGGTAAGGGTAATTCGGAGTTCTTCCATTTTTAAATGAGCAGAACTCCTTTTTATCAATTACTATTAATCTATTTCAGGGAACTCTGTAACCTTTAAAAGTTCTAACTCAATACCAAGTTCACTTTTTAGTCTGTTAAATTCATCCTCAGTCAACCTAGCACCTTCTAAACTACGATTACTTTTATCTTCAATGAAATATGTGAAGGTTCCATTCGGTTTACCATCGCTATCCAATTTCTCCTGTTCAGCGATAATATAATTTTCATCTTGATTAACTCTTATAACTTTAGCTGGCACTATAATTTCACCACTAGTATTTTCTCCAGTCTCGTCATAAATAATCTTTGCTTGATGAGCAGATGTATACATAACTGAATAACCATCTGATAAATCATATGATGAATTTTGCATACCAGCACACCCTGAAATTATCATTAAAAATAAAATAATTATAAAGAATCTAATTTTATCCAAATAAATCTACCTTTCTATGTAATTATATGTTATATTTTTTCTGTTATTAACAACATTATATCACTAGAGGAGAGAATTTATGAAAAGAATTTATCTTGCTTTACTTGCTGTTAGTGTAGCTTTACCATTAAGTATTGCACCAAAGGGCTTTGCAGTAGCTTCTGAGGAAGTAACTGATATCGAAGGCTCTTATGAGATTTTTACAGAATACAGTTTAAGTGAGGAAGATATTGAAAACCTTACTGAAGAAGAATTGCTAGATTATACAGAAGAACAAGAGGATAACTTTTGGTCTGATGTTGATGTTAATACTGAGGATGAATGGATTGAACTAACTGAAGAATTGGAGCAAGATCTCTTAGCTGAACTCGATCAAGAAGAAGATGAAGATGTTATTAGACCATTTGTTTTAATTTCTAAACCAAAAGATATTTGGGAAGCTGCAGCTATAACTGTTGTAAAGAATAAATATAATCATCCAACTACGGCTAGTTTTATCATTAATAGTGTCAATAAAGCTAATAATCTAACTTTAGGTTCGGATTCACCTTTATCTAAAAAGGTAGTAGCAAGTACCGCTTGGAAAAATATGATTAAAAAAGAAATTGATAAAAAGAAAAATAGTGGAGGATTTGGAGTCGGTGGCTCAGTAACTTTACCTAGTGGAGAAACTCATACCGCTCTAAATAAAGTTGATTATTTCATTAATGCTACAAAAGGTAAAAATGGAAAATGGACGTATTCCGCAACGATTAATGATACTTGGGATTTCACTTACAATAGATACAAAAATAATTATAAGAGTTTCCCTGTTACACTTGCTAATAATGCCGCTTATGCTTCACAAATGACTGGTGTAATGAAACCATTTAAAATTAAAATGTCTCTTAAAGGGACAAACTAATTAATATAATAAATTGAAGAAAGCCCTCCGTTACATGTAGGGCTTTTTATAATTTCACTGTGACGTTCTTTTGTTAACTCCTCTAACTCCACAAGATCCTCAAAAGTCATTTGATTTGTTACAAATCCCCTTGTTACTGAGCGGTTGCGCAAATACCTAGTTCACTTAAGTTTCTTCTCTTGCCAACGTTTATTATTTCATAAGAAAAAGCCTATTATAGAAGGCTTTGTTTACGTTTTAACTATTTACTTATGTAAACAGTTATGGTATAATAAAGATAGAAAGGGAGGTGATAAAGTGGAACTTAAAGAATGGGCGATCATCCTAGGCTCGATAGCCGGAACTACAAAGATCGTATACGACATAGCGGAAAATGAGAGAAAGAAAAGAGAGGAGAAGAAAAGAAAAAATAAAAAGCGCCCCAGGAAGAGACGCTAAAAACTCGGAGGTAGGAATTAACGGTTCCTGCCTCTCCCTATAGTTTACCACAATCTAAGGAGGTTAATCATATGACACGCTTTTTCAAATCTTTTAATACAGTTGATTATCTGTTCATGTTCATATACATTGCGTATCTTAGCTTGGCTAATTGGTATGATGGCAGCTTATTAACATCTGTTGCAGCTATAGCATGTACAATTGGATTAGTAGGACTGGTGTTTAAAGGAATCTACTTTTCAGGTGAAAAGAAATGAAGCGAACTTTTAGTAATAGAAGTGAATTAGAATTGTTCATACAAAATGAGCTATTAACGACAAATGAAGCCATGCAGATACTTGGAGTCTCACGAGCACGAATGAACAGTATGCAAAAAGAAGGGAAGCTAACTCCTGTTAAGAATGTGGGCAAAACTGTTTTATATTTGTTATCAGATATTGAAGAGAGAAAAAAAGAACAAGACATACTGCGAAAAAAATACCGCCCTTACGATGAGTAATCGTTGGGCGGTATTTTTATTTCATCTTCATATGTTCTTAATTGCTGTAATTGTGTTAAATATGTATAGTTGAAAAAACTAATTAAACCTATAATTGCACCAAATAATAGTCCAAATAAAATACCGCTAATTCCTCCTATTATCCCTATAAAAGGAAGAGGAACTGAGAATATAAAGTACATTATTTTCCGAGCCTTATGTGGAATACATAAAATTAACATAATTATAGTTACTACTGTTCCAATTATTGGACCCAAACCACCGAAAGAAGCTAGTGATATTGATAAGGGTATCATCCAAAAGAAACTTGCTAAAAATCTTAACCCTTTAAAATCTTCTACATCCTTAATTTCTTTTACCGTTTTTATTGCATCTCTATCCAAAGATAAACCTCCTTAAGAAGTATAGGAATAGTATATCTAACACTGGTCTTAAGTGCCAGTAATTTCTTATTATAAAATATCAATTTGTTAATATTTTCTTGTTGTATAAGAACGTTAGTTCGCATAAAATGTATTTGAGGTGAAGATCGTGGCTCTTAATGATGATGATCTTGTAATTAAATATATAAAGTATGCAACAGCCAGAAATATTCTAAGCAGAAAA
The nucleotide sequence above comes from Alkalicoccobacillus plakortidis. Encoded proteins:
- a CDS encoding DUF3997 domain-containing protein; the protein is MDKIRFFIIILFLMIISGCAGMQNSSYDLSDGYSVMYTSAHQAKIIYDETGENTSGEIIVPAKVIRVNQDENYIIAEQEKLDSDGKPNGTFTYFIEDKSNRSLEGARLTEDEFNRLKSELGIELELLKVTEFPEID
- a CDS encoding helix-turn-helix domain-containing protein → MKRTFSNRSELELFIQNELLTTNEAMQILGVSRARMNSMQKEGKLTPVKNVGKTVLYLLSDIEERKKEQDILRKKYRPYDE